One Cryptomeria japonica chromosome 9, Sugi_1.0, whole genome shotgun sequence genomic window carries:
- the LOC131073964 gene encoding probable methyltransferase At1g29790: MEINCLRRCKCTRIFLWVQFVLGLLVVIVSSASLVRFYTVGILFNDDDLCRHFHRPKEVFSEEVSSRLRQIHLKVQNLHTKLEQAVKDMESNAKSKDPNALKAEYIEHRSFLEVDVMGDLEEIRLSTEQQQPKEQEPADPLQDFFLSGELKMYIRKKENRLGKINILGTTGTYTSIGHACVVMKKEVEQYMSYDIGGYCKDDWNLAQKLLLQGCDPLPRRRCLVRAPRQFQKPLPINESLWKIPDDRNVRWNNYQCKNFDCLTSNKPNKGFSKCSGCFNLAKNEATKWVRNSSMNADFLIAEVLRIKPGEVRIGLDFSVGTGTFAARMREHNVTIVSAAINLGAPFNEMIALRGLVPLYITINQRLPFFDNTLDLIHTGGLLDAWIDLQLLDFIIFDWDRVLRPGGFLWVDKFFCTRADLDDYLYMFLQLRYKKHKWVVTPKNNKEVYFSALLEKSPRPI, from the coding sequence ATGGAGATAAATTGCCTTCGAAGATGCAAATGTACAAGGATTTTCTTGTGGGTTCAATTTGTATTAGGACTGCTGGTTGTGATAGTAAGTTCTGCTAGTCTGGTGAGATTCTACACCGTGGGCATCCTGTTTAATGACGACGATCTCTGCAGGCACTTCCATAGGCCCAAAGAAGTCTTCTCAGAGGAGGTCTCTTCAAGGCTCCGACAAATCCACCTCAAAGTCCAAAACTTGCATACCAAATTAGAGCAGGCAGTTAAGGACATGGAGAGTAATGCCAAGTCAAAGGACCCGAATGCTCTCAAAGCGGAATACATTGAGCACAGAAGTTTTCTTGAAGTGGATGTCATGGGAGATCTGGAAGAAATTAGGCTCTCTACGGAACAACAACAACCAAAAGAACAGGAACCGGCAGATCCATTGCAGGACTTCTTTCTATCAGGTGAACTAAAAATGTATATCAGGAAGAAAGAGAACAGGCTTGGAAAAATCAACATTTTGGGGACCACTGGGACGTATACAAGTATTGGACATGCCTGTGTTGTGATGAAGAAAGAGGTTGAACAGTACATGAGCTATGACATTGGAGGTTACTGCAAAGATGACTGGAATTTGGCACAGAAGCTGTTGTTACAGGGATGCGACCCACTGCCTAGGAGAAGATGCTTGGTCAGAGCTCCTAGGCAATTTCAGAAGCCTTTGCCTATCAATGAATCCCTCTGGAAGATTCCTGATGATAGAAATGTCAGATGGAACAATTACCAATGCAAGAACTTTGACTGCTTGACAAGCAACAAGCCAAACAAGGGCTTCTCCAAATGCTCTGGGTGTTTTAACCTAGCCAAAAATGAGGCAACCAAATGGGTAAGGAATAGTTCAATGAATGCAGATTTCCTTATAGCTGAAGTACTGAGAATCAAGCCTGGGGAGGTCAGGATAGGATTGGATTTTAGTGTTGGAACAGGCACTTTTGCTGCCAGGATGAGAGAACACAACGTGACAATAGTTTCTGCTGCTATCAACTTAGGAGCACCATTCAATGAGATGATTGCTCTAAGAGGGCTTGTTCCCTTATATATAACTATCAATCAGAGGCTGCCCTTCTTTGACAATACATTGGATCTCATACATACAGGCGGCCTTCTTGATGCCTGGATTGATTTGCAGCTGTTGGATTTCATTATATTTGACTGGGACAGAGTGCTGAGACCAGGGGGATTTCTTTGGGTGGACAAGTTTTTCTGCACAAGGGCGGATTTGGATGACTATCTCTACATGTTTCTCCAGTTGAGATACAAGAAACACAAATGGGTGGTCACCCCCAAGAATAACAAAGAGGTATACTTCTCTGCATTATTGGAAAAGTCCCCAAGACCCATATAA